A section of the Bacteroidota bacterium genome encodes:
- a CDS encoding short-chain dehydrogenase, giving the protein MDLQKKRVLVLGGFGLVGQALIQRLMVEGPSGRPSHIIITSLRKEEAESAVKLFEERYAHSGTTFEPFWGNLFVRENWKDLTRDAILADPELRDQLIEDTLGDLTEEVLCMNTLYSAIEWARPDAIIDSINTSTAIAYQDLFTMGQRVKAAIHANAQNSGELVERLLASLYIPQLIRHVQILHRALIDFKVHAYIKIGTSGTGGMGLNIPFTHSEERPSRMLLSKSSIAGAHSLLLFLMARTPRAATIVKEVKPTATIAWKEIGYGPVKKGAKPIELFDVTMSDAEVLGNTLNLLDESHGTATGQVLEAVYVDTGENGIFSKGEFETISALGQMEMITPEEIAEDVVRELTGVSTGKDIIAALDASTMGPTYRAGYLRESALRMLTALEVETGTSSVAFEMLGPPRLAKLLFEAHLLKLAANDFGGMLSHTPEELSKKVETIISENARLRSEIVSIGIPILLADGKKLVRGKQIKIPPAKHGNSIELNDEKRDAYAREGWIDLRPENMAVWQARFARIRDEAESTRGITGSAVDRSPAYWDNFMQISEGRLAAWIFSVEEGGERIKR; this is encoded by the coding sequence ATGGACCTCCAAAAGAAACGCGTCCTCGTTCTGGGTGGCTTTGGCCTGGTGGGACAAGCTCTCATTCAACGGCTCATGGTTGAAGGGCCGTCCGGCAGACCCTCACACATTATTATCACATCGCTCCGCAAGGAGGAAGCCGAGTCCGCGGTCAAGCTATTCGAAGAACGGTATGCCCATAGCGGGACGACCTTCGAGCCATTCTGGGGAAACTTGTTCGTCCGTGAGAATTGGAAAGACCTGACCCGAGATGCCATACTGGCTGATCCGGAACTGCGGGACCAGTTGATCGAAGACACCCTCGGCGATCTGACCGAAGAAGTCTTATGTATGAACACACTCTACTCGGCAATCGAGTGGGCCCGGCCAGACGCGATCATTGATTCGATCAACACATCCACCGCAATCGCGTATCAGGATTTGTTCACGATGGGGCAGCGCGTGAAAGCAGCGATTCATGCGAACGCACAAAATTCCGGCGAATTAGTCGAGCGGCTTTTGGCCAGTCTTTACATTCCGCAACTCATTCGTCACGTGCAGATTCTGCATCGAGCGCTGATCGATTTCAAAGTGCATGCCTATATTAAGATCGGCACGAGCGGCACCGGCGGCATGGGATTGAACATTCCGTTTACTCATTCGGAGGAGCGTCCCTCCCGCATGCTGCTTTCGAAGTCTTCCATCGCTGGAGCGCACTCATTGCTGCTGTTCCTTATGGCGCGCACCCCGCGCGCGGCAACGATCGTGAAGGAAGTGAAGCCTACGGCCACCATCGCGTGGAAAGAAATCGGATACGGCCCGGTAAAGAAAGGCGCGAAGCCTATTGAATTATTCGATGTCACGATGAGTGATGCCGAAGTTCTGGGCAACACGCTGAACCTCCTGGATGAATCGCATGGGACCGCGACAGGACAAGTACTCGAGGCCGTCTATGTCGATACCGGTGAAAACGGCATCTTCTCGAAAGGCGAGTTCGAAACGATCAGCGCGCTCGGACAAATGGAGATGATCACGCCGGAAGAAATCGCTGAAGACGTGGTCCGCGAACTCACTGGAGTCTCCACCGGTAAAGACATCATTGCTGCGCTCGACGCCTCGACGATGGGACCAACATACCGCGCGGGCTACCTGCGTGAGTCCGCATTGCGAATGCTCACGGCGCTCGAAGTCGAGACCGGGACATCGAGCGTTGCATTCGAAATGCTCGGACCGCCAAGGCTGGCGAAGCTGCTCTTCGAAGCGCATTTGCTCAAACTTGCAGCAAATGATTTTGGTGGAATGCTCAGCCATACGCCAGAAGAGCTTTCGAAAAAAGTCGAGACGATCATCAGCGAGAATGCACGCCTCCGAAGCGAGATCGTATCGATCGGGATTCCGATCCTGCTCGCCGATGGCAAAAAACTTGTACGAGGCAAGCAGATCAAGATTCCACCGGCCAAGCACGGCAATTCCATCGAGCTCAACGATGAGAAACGCGATGCGTATGCGCGCGAGGGATGGATCGATCTCCGGCCGGAGAACATGGCCGTGTGGCAAGCGCGATTCGCGCGGATCCGTGACGAAGCGGAGTCCACGCGGGGCATAACTGGCTCGGCGGTGGATCGCTCTCCGGCTTACTGGGACAATTTCATGCAGATCTCTGAAGGCCGGCTAGCGGCGTGGATATTCTCGGTGGAGGAAGGCGGGGAGCGGATAAAGCGATGA
- a CDS encoding cytochrome c biogenesis protein CcdA yields MRSILRYIAPFALLCAVLAAALTSRATDPKRIEPKLHMDSAIFKMKLEPKAHPQAGKTFQVRIHVDLRHPYHIWSSYMSDEGGLIPLSLQVPDAISKYFEIVGKLTETGKIIPKYDSGFEMVTKAHHTPFDVIATIKVKANSKDPVPFSLFLKYQTCNETQCLPPAVYVVPMDILGEKPLMLTIAEGTPDTTSENMASAPRIDSADKAMLRNKDSSVKMSQSSPGASSQPPSSPGGGESAAKGDVVAIAQDSIWSFIFAAMGFGFLALLTPCVFPMVPITVSFFTKRNAGSRKEATKDALLYATGIVVTFVLLGFFLSLIAGPAGINQFAANPWANLAIAAIFIAFALNLFGLFEIGIPSSVLSKLNMTAQKSKNKVFSVVLMGFVFSLTSFTCTVPFVGTLMVTFSRGSWFVPLIGMVAFATIFALPFFLLALFPNLMKQLPRSGTWMNNVKVVMGFLEIAAALKFFSNVDLIWSWHFFNRDLVLAAWVAIAIMTTIYLLGRFQLSHDTPVEHIGALRLCIAVMFLSAGIYLYTGFHNQPLGDLDAFLPPASEVGEVGANMASMVPSQKTATQSNQPQSWIPSYPAALAEAKKTGKNIFIDFTGYTCTNCRAMEASVFSRPDVKEMFGSFVLARLYTDNGTSLNDSNRDLEESRFNTIALPYYVIVSPDDKPLATVPGFTRDVESFKAFLKVEKPASATSVAMLGR; encoded by the coding sequence GTGAGAAGCATCCTCCGATATATTGCTCCCTTTGCACTGCTCTGCGCGGTCCTCGCAGCAGCACTGACCAGTCGTGCGACCGATCCGAAGCGGATTGAGCCAAAGCTTCACATGGATTCGGCAATCTTCAAGATGAAGCTCGAGCCAAAGGCTCATCCGCAGGCTGGCAAGACGTTTCAGGTCCGAATTCATGTCGATCTCCGGCATCCATACCATATTTGGAGTTCATACATGTCGGATGAAGGCGGACTGATCCCTCTTAGTCTGCAGGTACCGGACGCAATTTCGAAGTACTTCGAAATCGTTGGAAAACTCACAGAGACCGGCAAAATCATTCCAAAGTATGACTCAGGCTTTGAGATGGTCACGAAGGCCCATCACACTCCTTTTGATGTAATCGCTACAATAAAGGTTAAGGCGAATTCCAAGGACCCCGTCCCGTTTTCGCTTTTCCTGAAGTATCAGACCTGTAACGAAACTCAATGTTTGCCACCGGCCGTCTATGTGGTACCGATGGATATCCTTGGTGAGAAGCCATTGATGCTAACCATCGCCGAGGGTACTCCTGATACGACATCGGAGAACATGGCAAGTGCGCCGCGCATTGATAGCGCGGACAAGGCGATGCTGCGGAACAAAGATTCATCAGTGAAGATGAGTCAAAGTTCTCCGGGGGCATCGAGTCAGCCGCCGTCGAGTCCGGGTGGCGGAGAATCTGCCGCAAAAGGTGATGTGGTCGCAATCGCGCAGGATTCGATTTGGAGCTTCATCTTCGCTGCGATGGGATTTGGCTTCCTCGCATTGCTCACGCCGTGCGTCTTCCCGATGGTGCCGATCACGGTGAGCTTCTTTACCAAGCGTAATGCCGGCAGCCGCAAGGAAGCAACGAAGGACGCACTGCTCTATGCGACGGGTATTGTCGTTACGTTTGTTCTGCTCGGGTTTTTCCTATCGTTGATTGCTGGTCCTGCCGGCATCAATCAGTTTGCGGCGAACCCGTGGGCGAACCTTGCCATTGCGGCGATTTTCATTGCCTTCGCGCTGAATCTGTTCGGCTTGTTCGAGATTGGTATTCCCTCATCGGTCTTGTCCAAGCTCAACATGACGGCGCAGAAATCGAAGAACAAAGTATTCTCGGTCGTGCTGATGGGCTTCGTATTTTCTCTGACGAGCTTTACCTGCACGGTGCCGTTCGTCGGCACGCTGATGGTCACGTTCTCACGCGGCTCGTGGTTCGTGCCACTCATCGGGATGGTGGCGTTCGCGACGATCTTCGCGCTGCCGTTCTTCCTGTTGGCCCTCTTCCCGAACCTGATGAAGCAGCTTCCGCGCTCGGGTACGTGGATGAACAATGTGAAAGTCGTGATGGGGTTTTTGGAAATCGCGGCCGCGCTTAAGTTTTTCTCGAACGTCGATCTCATTTGGTCGTGGCATTTCTTCAACCGCGATTTGGTGCTTGCGGCCTGGGTCGCTATTGCGATCATGACTACGATCTATTTGCTCGGTCGCTTCCAGTTGTCGCATGACACTCCGGTCGAGCATATTGGGGCACTACGGCTTTGCATCGCGGTGATGTTTTTGTCGGCGGGCATTTATTTGTATACCGGCTTCCACAATCAGCCATTGGGCGATCTCGATGCATTCCTGCCACCGGCTTCCGAAGTTGGCGAAGTCGGCGCGAACATGGCTTCGATGGTGCCATCTCAAAAAACCGCGACTCAAAGTAACCAGCCGCAGAGTTGGATACCAAGTTATCCGGCCGCACTTGCAGAGGCGAAGAAGACAGGTAAGAATATCTTTATCGACTTTACCGGATATACCTGCACGAATTGCCGCGCAATGGAAGCGTCTGTGTTTAGCCGACCAGATGTGAAGGAGATGTTCGGCAGCTTTGTACTTGCGCGACTCTATACGGATAATGGCACATCGCTCAACGATTCGAATCGCGATTTGGAAGAATCACGGTTCAACACGATCGCGTTGCCATATTACGTCATCGTCTCTCCCGACGATAAACCGCTGGCCACGGTCCCCGGCTTCACGCGGGATGTCGAGTCGTTCAAGGCCTTCCTGAAAGTGGAGAAGCCTGCCAGCGCGACAAGCGTGGCAATGCTGGGACGATAA
- a CDS encoding GNAT family N-acetyltransferase: MSLRKYTQDDVPLLHVITSDAATMSFYPAPFTIEQTAAWIERSMKSYDEHGFGRYATFLKRTGEYIGCVGYFRTMVNDVMENDLGYIIARDHSNKGYATEAAKACLDLAEREKWFCGVVIQMAHDHIASRRVAEHLGATLEATFINRRNRDILTNLFLINLE, encoded by the coding sequence TTGTCACTGCGGAAGTATACGCAGGACGATGTTCCGCTGCTGCATGTGATCACTTCCGATGCTGCGACGATGAGCTTTTATCCTGCTCCGTTTACGATCGAGCAAACCGCAGCATGGATCGAACGCAGCATGAAGAGTTATGACGAGCATGGTTTTGGCCGCTACGCGACATTTCTGAAGAGGACTGGCGAGTATATTGGTTGCGTCGGTTACTTCCGGACCATGGTTAACGATGTGATGGAAAACGACCTCGGATACATCATTGCTCGTGACCATTCGAACAAGGGCTACGCGACGGAGGCTGCAAAAGCATGTTTGGACCTGGCGGAAAGAGAGAAGTGGTTCTGCGGCGTGGTGATCCAGATGGCGCACGACCATATCGCGTCACGACGCGTTGCCGAGCACCTGGGCGCAACGCTGGAGGCTACCTTCATCAATCGAAGGAATCGAGATATTCTGACGAATTTGTTCTTGATAAACTTGGAGTGA
- a CDS encoding PIN domain-containing protein: MIRTFVDANVLIAAARAVLPESAIALRLITDSNREFVSSIFLRLEVLPKATYHRRQVEVDFYSAYFDSVVDWLQPTSYAIESALDLAKQYGLGGLDALHLTAARILNADEFITGEKPTSPIFRVQGMTIVSLFER, translated from the coding sequence ATGATTCGAACGTTCGTTGATGCCAATGTTCTAATAGCAGCAGCCCGTGCTGTCCTGCCGGAGTCGGCAATCGCACTGCGTCTGATTACCGATTCGAATCGTGAGTTTGTATCGAGCATTTTCCTGCGGCTCGAAGTTTTACCGAAAGCAACGTACCACCGGCGACAAGTCGAAGTTGATTTTTATTCCGCGTACTTCGATTCCGTTGTGGACTGGCTTCAGCCAACATCTTACGCCATTGAATCGGCACTAGATTTAGCTAAACAATACGGACTCGGTGGACTCGATGCTCTTCACCTGACCGCAGCGCGAATTCTCAACGCCGACGAATTTATCACCGGCGAAAAGCCGACCTCCCCAATCTTTCGTGTTCAGGGAATGACGATCGTATCGTTGTTCGAGCGGTGA
- a CDS encoding bifunctional homocysteine S-methyltransferase/methylenetetrahydrofolate reductase, with protein sequence MPEIVHPSIPVSSPLQGIGQGEGSDRFSQRLRESVVRPILTDGSIVATLAAQGLTDPLPERYNLTQPIAVEHVHRAFAEAGAELLVSNTERANAITLARHHLAEKAYEINRKGVWLARTAASDHELLVAAAMGPVGKFLSPIGPLKREDVRQAFHEQALALLDGGPDVFMLRSFIDMDELEIAIEEVQRVAPHIPIIAQKTFPEDGALLATDFAHKVARRLIAHGVAAIGSNGTVGPNRMLSIIQALAVPGIAISAQPDIGIPTLADGRPVYHATPEYIGESARRLVEAGASIVGAAGGARPEHIRAIHDAIHGLSAGEIKVHEAHVNAEQHNGKADQTKFSQFKQNLGKKFLATVELDVPRGLDMSSVFEGASFLAKAGMDAVNISDGARARLRMSSFTIGHMVQTQCGIEAMTHLACRDRNMVGLQSELLGAEALGVRNILCVTGDPAQIGDYPYATSVYDIDAIGLIRAVHSMNEGCDLLGNSISGGAANCTHFLIACGCNPVADDMDRELARLERKIAEGCEVIFTQPLFEMKALAPFLDAIKTFPGKAKIMLGIMPLRSIRHAEFLHYEVPGMSVPQWIRDRIAARSTVDAQSKEGVEICVEFLKEARAHVDGVYMMPPFRRYQMAVDILERLG encoded by the coding sequence ATGCCAGAAATCGTCCATCCAAGTATTCCTGTTTCCTCTCCCCTTCAGGGGATAGGGCAGGGTGAGGGGTCCGACCGCTTTTCCCAGCGGCTTCGGGAGTCTGTTGTCAGGCCGATCCTTACCGATGGATCGATCGTCGCAACACTTGCCGCGCAGGGGCTAACGGACCCGCTGCCAGAGCGGTATAATCTCACGCAGCCCATCGCTGTCGAGCACGTTCATCGCGCCTTTGCCGAAGCAGGAGCGGAGCTTCTCGTCTCGAACACCGAGCGTGCTAACGCCATCACATTAGCCCGGCATCATCTTGCTGAGAAGGCATACGAGATCAACCGAAAAGGCGTGTGGCTTGCGCGGACGGCTGCGAGCGATCACGAACTACTGGTCGCCGCTGCCATGGGCCCGGTTGGCAAATTCTTGTCGCCGATTGGTCCACTGAAGCGAGAGGACGTTCGCCAGGCATTTCACGAGCAAGCCCTCGCACTTCTCGATGGCGGCCCGGATGTTTTTATGCTCCGCAGCTTCATCGACATGGATGAACTCGAGATTGCAATCGAAGAAGTCCAGCGAGTCGCACCGCATATTCCAATCATCGCGCAAAAGACCTTCCCAGAGGATGGCGCTTTGTTAGCGACAGATTTCGCCCACAAGGTTGCACGGCGATTGATCGCGCATGGCGTCGCCGCGATCGGCTCGAACGGTACCGTCGGCCCGAACCGGATGCTTTCCATCATTCAGGCACTTGCCGTGCCGGGCATTGCGATCAGCGCACAGCCGGACATTGGAATTCCTACGCTGGCCGATGGACGCCCAGTCTATCATGCGACGCCGGAATACATCGGCGAAAGCGCGCGCCGGTTGGTCGAGGCGGGCGCCTCGATCGTTGGTGCCGCCGGTGGCGCAAGACCGGAGCATATTCGCGCGATACACGATGCCATTCACGGCCTCAGCGCCGGCGAGATTAAGGTGCATGAGGCGCACGTCAACGCCGAACAGCACAACGGCAAGGCCGATCAGACGAAGTTCTCGCAGTTCAAGCAAAACCTCGGCAAGAAGTTTCTCGCAACCGTCGAGCTCGATGTGCCGAGAGGATTGGATATGTCCAGCGTGTTTGAAGGTGCGTCGTTTCTGGCAAAAGCTGGAATGGATGCGGTCAATATCTCCGACGGCGCTCGGGCACGTCTGCGCATGAGTTCGTTTACGATCGGGCACATGGTGCAGACGCAATGCGGCATCGAGGCCATGACGCATCTGGCCTGCCGAGATCGCAACATGGTAGGTTTGCAATCCGAGTTGCTTGGTGCTGAGGCGCTCGGCGTGCGAAATATCTTGTGCGTCACCGGCGATCCGGCGCAAATTGGTGATTACCCGTACGCGACAAGCGTCTATGACATCGACGCGATCGGTCTAATCCGCGCGGTTCACTCGATGAACGAGGGATGCGATTTGCTCGGCAACTCGATCTCTGGCGGTGCGGCAAATTGCACGCATTTCCTGATCGCTTGCGGATGCAATCCTGTTGCCGACGACATGGACCGTGAACTGGCGCGTCTCGAGCGCAAAATTGCGGAAGGCTGTGAAGTCATCTTCACGCAGCCGCTCTTCGAGATGAAGGCGCTCGCGCCATTTCTGGACGCGATCAAGACCTTTCCGGGGAAAGCGAAAATCATGCTCGGAATCATGCCGCTCCGGAGTATTAGGCACGCGGAGTTTCTGCACTATGAAGTACCGGGTATGTCGGTGCCGCAGTGGATTCGGGATCGGATCGCAGCAAGGTCAACTGTCGATGCCCAAAGTAAGGAAGGCGTTGAGATCTGCGTTGAATTCCTGAAGGAAGCGCGCGCACATGTGGATGGAGTTTACATGATGCCGCCGTTCCGGCGATATCAGATGGCGGTCGACATATTAGAGCGGCTGGGATGA
- a CDS encoding glycosyltransferase family 2 protein — MRPTVESGERRVENGKPRVGIVLVNFNGYTDTARCLKSLADISYPDVEIIVVDNGSHDGSGVRLRQEFPNVTHIRSEENTGFTGGNNIGIEHAMSNGCDHVLLLNNDTIVTPGFLEPLVARLESDPKIAAVSGKIYYAPEKRGGQSDIIWYAGCYQKWHMGYHHVGIEEKDTGLYDTPRDIPYACGCLMLMRGSVIRELGMLSPDYFIYWEEADWCHRARNAGYTCMYEPKSVIYHNLAGAPIGDETPFYMYLQHRNAFIYARKFYHGLTAIRYWAFYPLFLAYRFAYDWRIHKRQAARAMLAGIRDYFRGYRGTQGLEERGFIHRKLAN; from the coding sequence ATGAGACCCACAGTGGAGAGTGGAGAACGGAGAGTGGAGAACGGTAAGCCGAGGGTCGGCATTGTGCTCGTGAACTTCAACGGCTACACTGATACCGCCCGGTGCCTCAAGTCTCTTGCGGATATTTCCTATCCTGATGTCGAGATTATCGTTGTCGATAACGGCTCGCACGATGGAAGTGGCGTCCGGCTTCGCCAGGAGTTTCCAAATGTGACGCACATCCGGTCGGAGGAGAACACGGGCTTCACCGGCGGCAACAACATTGGCATCGAGCACGCAATGTCAAATGGCTGCGATCATGTGCTGCTGCTTAACAACGACACGATCGTGACACCGGGATTTCTCGAGCCATTAGTGGCGCGTCTCGAATCCGATCCGAAGATTGCCGCTGTGAGCGGTAAGATTTACTATGCGCCCGAGAAGCGCGGTGGACAGTCGGACATCATCTGGTATGCAGGATGCTACCAGAAGTGGCACATGGGTTATCATCACGTTGGAATCGAGGAGAAGGACACAGGTCTGTATGATACTCCACGAGACATACCGTATGCCTGCGGTTGCCTGATGCTGATGCGTGGCTCTGTCATTCGCGAACTCGGAATGCTTTCGCCAGACTATTTCATTTATTGGGAAGAGGCGGACTGGTGCCATCGCGCGCGGAACGCCGGATATACGTGCATGTATGAGCCAAAGAGTGTGATCTATCACAATCTGGCCGGCGCGCCGATCGGCGACGAAACGCCGTTTTACATGTATCTTCAGCACCGCAACGCGTTTATCTACGCGCGCAAGTTTTATCATGGCCTGACTGCAATTCGGTACTGGGCGTTTTATCCGTTGTTCTTAGCATATCGCTTCGCTTATGATTGGCGAATCCACAAACGTCAAGCTGCCAGAGCCATGCTGGCCGGTATCAGAGATTACTTCCGAGGCTATCGAGGTACGCAAGGACTCGAAGAGCGCGGCTTCATTCATAGAAAGTTAGCCAATTGA
- a CDS encoding NAD-dependent epimerase/dehydratase family protein → MRSLVTGAAGFIGSHVVDELIARGHDVVALDDLSGGFVDNVNHRAIFIEASCTDHVRLERLFKEYSFDYVFHLAAYAAEGLSHFIKRFNYTNNVIGSVNLINESVKHNVKRFIFTSSIAVYGKNQLPMREDLTPAPEDSYGIGKYAVELDLKASHEMFGLDYVIFRPHNVYGERQNTGDKYRNVIGIFMNQSLRNEPYTVFGDGDQKRAFSYIGDIAPVIAESATHDGARNEVFNIGADSIYSVNTLAAEVMNAMGVQTELKHLPARNEVVDAWSDHSKVQRTFGSRKETSLTDGLHRMAEWVRQVGPRASKPFEGIEIEKNLPASWRTPSPKAAS, encoded by the coding sequence TTGAGATCTTTAGTCACCGGCGCTGCCGGATTTATTGGATCGCACGTCGTCGATGAACTCATCGCTCGTGGGCATGATGTCGTCGCGCTGGACGATCTTTCCGGCGGGTTTGTCGATAACGTTAATCATCGAGCGATCTTCATTGAAGCGAGCTGTACCGACCATGTGCGACTCGAACGATTGTTCAAAGAGTATTCTTTCGATTACGTTTTCCATCTTGCGGCATACGCCGCTGAAGGACTCTCGCATTTCATCAAGCGGTTCAATTATACGAATAACGTGATCGGCTCGGTGAATCTGATTAACGAATCGGTCAAACACAATGTCAAACGTTTCATCTTTACAAGTTCAATCGCAGTCTATGGCAAGAATCAATTGCCAATGCGTGAAGACTTGACTCCCGCGCCAGAGGATTCCTATGGTATCGGTAAGTACGCTGTCGAGCTTGACCTCAAAGCCTCTCACGAAATGTTTGGTCTGGACTATGTGATCTTCCGTCCGCACAATGTGTATGGCGAGCGACAGAATACGGGCGACAAATACCGCAACGTGATTGGCATCTTTATGAACCAGTCACTTCGCAATGAACCTTACACGGTTTTCGGTGATGGCGATCAGAAGCGCGCGTTTTCTTACATCGGCGATATTGCTCCCGTTATTGCCGAGAGTGCGACGCATGATGGCGCACGGAACGAAGTCTTCAACATTGGCGCGGACAGCATATATTCTGTCAACACCCTCGCCGCTGAAGTCATGAATGCGATGGGAGTTCAGACCGAGCTAAAGCATCTCCCTGCACGCAATGAGGTCGTCGATGCGTGGAGCGACCACTCAAAAGTGCAGCGCACGTTCGGTTCGCGCAAAGAGACCTCACTTACCGACGGTCTTCACCGCATGGCCGAATGGGTCCGACAAGTCGGACCCCGTGCATCGAAGCCGTTCGAGGGAATCGAGATCGAGAAGAATTTGCCAGCAAGCTGGCGGACTCCTTCTCCTAAGGCTGCCTCTTAG
- a CDS encoding tyrosine phenol-lyase, translating to MHKLEKRAWAEPFKIKVVEPLRMTTREYRERALTEAGYNTFLLRSRDVYIDLLTDSGTNAMSDNQWAGLMLGDEAYAGSENYYHLEDKVRQYYGYKYLVPTHQGRGAEHLISSILIKPGDFVPGNMYFTTTRLHQELAGGTFVDVIIDEAHDPESLHPFKGNIDLGKLESLIKRVGADHIPYVTAAATVNMAGGQPISMQNLRELRALTSKHGIRIVLDATRAIENAWFIKQREADYATRSVAEILYEMCSYTDACTMSGKKDLLVNIGGFLALNDPDVFEEARNLVVVYEGLHTYGGLAGRDLEAMARGIEEAVQEDHIRARIGQVEYVGERLKSIGIPIVVPIGGHAIFLDAKRFLPQVDQLSFPAQTLAAELYLESGIRTMERGIVSAGRDKTTGEHVRPKLELVRLTFPRRVYTQAHCDVVTEAVEAVHDRREQIRGLRMVYEPKYLRFFQARFEAA from the coding sequence ATGCATAAATTAGAGAAGCGCGCATGGGCCGAACCGTTTAAAATTAAGGTTGTCGAGCCACTGCGCATGACCACGCGCGAGTATCGAGAGCGTGCGCTTACTGAAGCCGGATATAATACCTTCCTCCTGAGATCACGCGATGTCTATATCGATCTTCTGACCGATAGCGGGACGAACGCGATGAGTGATAATCAATGGGCGGGCCTGATGCTCGGCGATGAGGCTTACGCGGGTAGTGAGAATTACTATCACCTTGAAGACAAGGTCAGGCAGTATTACGGTTATAAGTATCTCGTTCCAACGCATCAGGGCCGTGGTGCGGAACACTTGATTTCGAGCATTCTGATCAAGCCGGGCGATTTTGTGCCTGGCAATATGTACTTCACAACGACGCGGCTCCATCAGGAGCTTGCGGGCGGCACGTTCGTGGATGTCATCATCGACGAGGCGCACGATCCCGAAAGCCTTCATCCATTCAAGGGCAATATTGATCTCGGAAAGCTCGAATCGCTGATCAAACGGGTTGGAGCGGATCATATTCCCTATGTCACCGCAGCGGCCACTGTCAATATGGCGGGCGGCCAGCCGATCTCGATGCAAAATCTGCGCGAGTTGCGCGCCCTGACTTCCAAGCATGGCATTCGCATCGTGCTAGATGCGACACGCGCTATCGAAAACGCCTGGTTCATCAAACAGCGCGAAGCGGATTACGCCACGCGGTCAGTCGCGGAAATCCTCTATGAGATGTGCTCGTACACTGACGCCTGCACCATGAGCGGCAAAAAAGACTTGCTTGTGAACATTGGCGGCTTCCTTGCGCTCAACGATCCGGATGTCTTTGAAGAGGCTCGTAATCTCGTGGTTGTCTATGAGGGGCTCCACACATACGGCGGCTTAGCCGGTCGCGATCTTGAAGCAATGGCGCGTGGAATCGAAGAGGCCGTTCAGGAAGATCATATCCGCGCGCGTATCGGGCAGGTCGAATACGTTGGTGAGCGTCTGAAGTCCATCGGCATCCCGATCGTTGTCCCCATCGGCGGACACGCGATCTTCCTGGACGCGAAACGCTTTTTGCCACAAGTCGATCAGCTTTCCTTCCCAGCACAGACGCTCGCAGCTGAACTCTACCTTGAAAGCGGCATCCGGACCATGGAGCGTGGAATCGTCTCGGCGGGCCGAGACAAAACGACGGGCGAGCATGTGAGACCGAAGCTCGAACTTGTAAGACTAACATTCCCTCGCCGTGTCTACACGCAGGCACACTGCGATGTTGTGACCGAAGCAGTCGAGGCCGTCCACGACCGTCGCGAACAAATCCGAGGTCTACGGATGGTCTATGAGCCGAAATACCTTCGGTTCTTCCAGGCGCGATTCGAGGCAGCCTAA